In Choloepus didactylus isolate mChoDid1 chromosome 6, mChoDid1.pri, whole genome shotgun sequence, one DNA window encodes the following:
- the RBMXL2 gene encoding RNA-binding motif protein, X-linked-like-2: protein MVEADRPGKLFIGGLNLETDEKALEAAFGKYGHIIEVLLMKDRETTKSRGFAFVTFESPADAKAAARDMNGKSLDGKAIKVAQATKPAFDSGRRGPPPPPRSRGRPRGLRGVRGGGGGPRRPPSRGGPADDGSYARDFDLPPSRAPMPMKRGPPPPRRAGPPPKRAAPSSPTRSGGGGMRGRPPAARGRDGCAGLPRRMPPPRVPLPRRDPYLGPREEGYSPRDGYSSRDYPSARDPRDFAPSPREYTYRDYGHSSARDDCSPRGYGDRDGYGGRDRNYTDHPSGGYRDPFDSYGEPRSAAPARGPPPSYGGSGRYEEYRGCSPDAYGGGRNSYAGGRSDRYSKGRDRVGRPDRGLPPSVERGCPPPRDSYSRSGRRVPRGGGRLGSRSERGGGRSRY, encoded by the coding sequence ATGGTTGAAGCAGATCGCCCGGGGAAGCTTTTCATTGGCGGGCTCAATCTCGAAACCGACGAGAAAGCCCTCGAGGCTGCGTTTGGCAAGTATGGCCACATCATCGAGGTGCTCTTGATGAAAGACCGAGAAACCACCAAGTCGAGGGGCTTTGCGTTCGTCACCTTCGAAAGCCCCGCAGACGCCAAGGCCGCCGCCAGAGATATGAACGGCAAGTCCCTGGATGGTAAGGCCATCAAGGTGGCCCAAGCCACCAAACCGGCATTTGATAGCGGCCGGCGgggcccgccgccgccgccccgaaGCCGCGGCCGCCCGAGGGGCCTGCGCGGGGTCCGGGGAGGCGGCGGCGGCCCGCGGCGACCCCCTTCCCGGGGCGGGCCCGCGGACGACGGCAGCTACGCGAGGGATTTCGACCTCCCGCCCTCCAGGGCCCCGATGCCCATGAAGCgcgggccgccgccgccgcgcagAGCGGGGCCGCCCCCCAAGAGGGCCGCGCCGTCGAGTCCGACTCGCAGCGGCGGCGGTGGAATGCGCGGGCGGCCTCCCGCCGCGCGCGGGAGAGACGGCTGTGCTGGCCTGCCGCGCCGGATGCCGCCGCCCCGGGTGCCGCTCCCGCGCCGGGACCCCTACCTGGGCCCCCGGGAGGAGGGCTACTCGCCCAGAGACGGCTACTCGAGCCGAGACTACCCAAGCGCCCGCGACCCCAGGGACTTTGCGCCCTCACCCAGAGAGTACACCTACCGCGATTACGGCCACTCCAGTGCCCGGGACGACTGTTCACCGAGAGGCTACGGCGATCGAGACGGCTACGGGGGCCGCGACCGCAACTACACGGATCACCCGAGCGGAGGCTACCGAGACCCTTTCGACAGCTACGGGGAGCCGCGCAGCGCCGCCCCGGCGCGGGGGCCGCCGCCATCTTACGGCGGGAGCGGCCGCTATGAAGAGTACCGGGGCTGCTCGCCCGACGCCTATGGCGGCGGCCGCAACAGTTACGCCGGCGGCAGGAGCGACCGCTACTCCAAGGGCCGCGACCGGGTAGGCAGACCGGATCGTGGGCTTCCCCCGTCCGTGGAAAGGGGGTGCCCTCCCCCGCGTGATTCCTACAGCCGGTCGGGCCGAAGAGTGCCCAGGGGCGGAGGCCGCCTAGGAAGCCGCTCGGAGAGGGGGGGAGGCCGGAGCAGATAC